The genomic interval CAAGCCGAATAAATTTGCTAAAACCGCTTCTGCAAGAAAATTTAAAACATCCAATTTTGGGTGCTGGTTTTGGCGCCACGGTGACTTACCAAAGCAATGACCCGCGGATTAGAACCGAGCTTAATCCAGAGGGTTGGTATACAACTTATGCTTTTGAATGGGGATATTTGGACATTTGGTTAAAAATAGGGATTATCGGACTGGCTGTATATTTATTATTTATTTTGATGATTATGAAACAAGGACTGAAAAAGTTTAAGGGAATTGAGAATAATGGTTTGAATAAGGGAGTGTGTTTAGGATTATTGGCGGGGATGGCTGTTTTACTAGTTATTAATATCTTTAGTCCTTATTTAAATCATCCCTTGGGGATCGGGTATATTTTGTTGTGCGGGGCGATATTTACATCATTGAAAAGTAAGGTGGACTATTCGGGCGAATAGTCCACTGATAAATTTTACGGTTTGACGGTTTGAACTGTCATGCCGAAAAAATTTGACCGTTTGGACGGTCATAGTATAGTTATGCAATTTGACATAATGAACCATCATACCGTTAAATTTTTGCAAAAAGAAAAAGGAACCATTCGCGCGAATGGTTCCATGCTCATTATTTATAAAATGAGATCAATCCGTGATAATACTTGCTTTATTGATAAATTCATCCCAGTGATGAGTTTTAAAAATTCCTTTGATGCCCTCCACATCTTCCGTGAAATTTTTCGGAAGTTGCCAGCCCCTTTCATGAACGTAAATAAACCCCATCTTTTCATATATCTATCCCCGGATTCACTCCTTTCCACCCCTGGTGTAGCAGGTTGTAAGGCGTGCCTTTCGGTAATATGATACCCGCATCATGACTCAAATTATCTGGTCTATAAGAACAAACGCAAAACATGGTTTCTTCTTCTAATCTTCGTCTCATTTTGTGTTCCCCTAAGTTTGATTATAGAGTGTACTATATGGACTATTATCGTATTATTATACTAAATCAATTCTCAAAAAATGTCCCCCCTCATCACAATCGTCATCATCACCTGGAACAGCCGCAAATTTTTGCCATACTGCCTGGAATCAATCTTTGAACAAACATTCAAGGATTTTTCAATTATTATTGTTGACAATGGCTCAACTGATGGTACAGTTGAATATATCAAACAAGAGTATCCCATGGCGACCTGTTTAAAGAATTTTAAAAATCTTGGTTTTTGCCGCGCTAATAATCAGGGCATTCATTTGGCAAAAGGCGAGTATGTTTTGCTATGCAATACTGATATAATTTTGAAAAATGATTTTTTAAAAAATGCGATGAAGACAATAGAATCTGATAAAAATATTGCTAGTGTGGGCGGAAAATTGCTTAAAGCTAAATGGGACTCTGAAGAATTGCCAAAACCCATAAAAACTGATATAATAGACTCTTGCGGTTTGCGGGTTTTAAAAAGTCACCACGTTGTAGAGCGGGGTGAAAATGAAAAAGATGAAGACCAGTACAGCAAACCGGAAGAAATTTTTGGAATTTCTGGTGCCTTAATGCTTCTTCGTAAGTCAGCTCTTGAAGACATTAAATATAAAGAAGAATATTTTGATGAAAATTTCTTTTCCTATAAAGAAGACGTTGACTTAGATTGGCGATTCCGTCTGGCTGGGTATATATCTCGGTATAATCCCCAAGCTCACGCTTATCATTTTCGGGGTGTAAGCAAAGGTGATGACCGCAAAACACGCTCAAAGTTAATAAATCAATTATCCTACAAAAATCACTTACTATCACTCCTCAAAAATTTGACTTTTGCCAACCTGGTTTTTTACTTTCCTTTTATATTTTTTTATGAGCTGAAAAAGTTGGTTTATGTTTTGCTTTTCGAGCAGTCAACATTTCCTGGTTTATTCAAATTTTTTAGTCAGTTAGGCGAGACTTTGGATAAGAGGAGATTTATTATGAAAGGGAAGCAGGTGAGCGATAAAGAGATAAGGGGGTGGATTACCTAATTTACTATTTATCATTTACTATTTACTATTCTTTTTGTGGAGGACCGAAGGTTAGTATATCAGTATAATTTTGAATAGTAAATAATAAATAGTAAATAATAAATGGTGGAATTATCAATAATCATTTTAAATTACAAGCAACGGGGACTAGTCAAGCAGTGTGTCAAAGGGATATTGTCCCTATGTTTAGTTTTTGATTACGAAATTATTGTTGTTGACAATGATTCTCGTGATGGGTGCCTAAAAATGATTAAAAAGCAATTCAATAACTCCAGAATTAAGACTATTCAATCAGATAAAAATCTTGGCATGGGTGCGGGTAATAATTTGGGTATTAGACAAGCGCAAGGTGAATATATTTTAATTCTTAATCCTGATATTACATTGCTTGAAGGCGCTATTGAGAAAATGATTAAGTTCATGAAAGAAAGCTCTAGGGTTGGTATTCTGGCGCCAAAATTACTTAATCCAGACAGAAGCGTGCAATACGCGCAATTCCGATTCCCAGATTTTTGGCGGCCGCTTTACCGCCGTACTCTGTTAGGTAAAACCGCTTGGGGCAAAAAAAGATTAGAAGACTTTTTAATGTTTGATTGGGATAGAAAGTCCGCGCGAAAGATTGATTGGGCGCTCGGAGCTTGCCTGTTAATTCGTAAGCTAGCGCTTGATTCTATCGGACTTTTTGATGAACGATTCTTCTTGTTTTTTGAAGATACTGATTTATGCCGGCGGTTTTGGAACAATAGTTGGGAAGTATGGTGTCTGCCAGAAGCAGAAATGGTTCATTATCCGGAACGGCTTTCTGCTAAAAAAATAAATTTACAAAATTTATTTTCAAAACCAGTCCGAGCGCATTTAATTTCGCAGATGAAATATTTTTGTAAGTGGAGAAAATACACTAATTAACACTAATCTATACGCGAATTTCACTAATCACGAATAAAATTTTAATATGGACCATTCACAGACATACTTCAATATATTTAATATGACAAACTGACACAACACCGAATTAATAACTTATAACCAATCTAACCAGTAACTAGTTTTTTTATGACCTACGACATCATCAATAAAACCAACCAAGAACTTGAAGTTAAAGTTACTGTTCCAGTAGTAGAGCTTCAAGAAGCTACTAAAAAAACAGCTAACAAACTCTCAAAAGAGATCAAAATTGACGGCTTTCGGCCGGGTAAAGCGCCGTACGAGGTTGTCAAAAAGTATGTGGGTGAGATGAAAATTTTTGAAGAAACAGCTAGTGAATTAGTGGCTAAATATCTTAACGAAATCATTATTAAAGAAAACTTGGATATCATGGGCCAGCCAAAAGTTGATTTAGAAAAACTAGCGCCCGGAAACGAGTTTAGCTTTAAGGCGGTTTTTACATTACTGCCAACCGTAACCTTGCCTGACTTCTCTAAGATTAAAATTGAGAAACATGAAGTAAAAGTTAACGAGGAAGATATTAATAAATCTTTGGAAGAACTAAGAAAGACGCGGGCTAAAGAAGTCCTAGAAAAACGACCAGCCCAAAAAGGTGATAAATTAGAAGTTGATTATGAGGTATATGTTGACGGCAAATTGATTAAGGGCGGCAAAGCAGAAAAACAGAGCGTGATACTTGGTGAGGGCCTAATGATCCCTGGGTTTGAAGATAAACTGATTGGCGCAACCGCTGACCAAGACAAAGAATTTGAATTAACTTTTCCTAAAAATTATGTTCCTGAACTGGCCGGCAAAAAGGCGAGGTTCAAAGTCAAGGTGCGGGGCGTATATAAACAAGAGTTACCCCATCTTGACGATGATTTTGCTAAAAGCTTAGGAAAAAATTCAATCATTGATTTAAAAAAACAAATGCAAGAAAATCTTTATTTGGAAGTCGAGCAAAAAGAAAACGAACGCCAAGAATTAGAAATGTTGGATAAAATTGTTCAAGCGGCATCAATTACCTTTATTCCGGAATCATTAGTAAAAAATGAGCAAGAACAAATGTTAAAAGAAACGAAATTTCAAATAGAACATGGCGGAGGCAAGTTTGAAGATTATCTTTCACACCTCAAAAAAACCGAAGAAGAAGTAAAAAATGGTTTCGAGAAAGAGGCAGAGAAAAAAGTAAAATTAAATCTGTTGTTTCGTAAATTGATTATTGATAATAAGATTAAAGTTGATGAAAAAAGAGTTGATGAGGAGGTTGAACGGCAAGCCAAAGCTTATGCTTCTATGCCGGAGATGGTGGAGAAAATGAAGAGTGATAATTATTGGGTTTA from Patescibacteria group bacterium carries:
- the tig gene encoding trigger factor, which encodes MTYDIINKTNQELEVKVTVPVVELQEATKKTANKLSKEIKIDGFRPGKAPYEVVKKYVGEMKIFEETASELVAKYLNEIIIKENLDIMGQPKVDLEKLAPGNEFSFKAVFTLLPTVTLPDFSKIKIEKHEVKVNEEDINKSLEELRKTRAKEVLEKRPAQKGDKLEVDYEVYVDGKLIKGGKAEKQSVILGEGLMIPGFEDKLIGATADQDKEFELTFPKNYVPELAGKKARFKVKVRGVYKQELPHLDDDFAKSLGKNSIIDLKKQMQENLYLEVEQKENERQELEMLDKIVQAASITFIPESLVKNEQEQMLKETKFQIEHGGGKFEDYLSHLKKTEEEVKNGFEKEAEKKVKLNLLFRKLIIDNKIKVDEKRVDEEVERQAKAYASMPEMVEKMKSDNYWVYLREMMLNRKVIEWLNNTIVRD
- a CDS encoding glycosyltransferase family 2 protein, which gives rise to MVELSIIILNYKQRGLVKQCVKGILSLCLVFDYEIIVVDNDSRDGCLKMIKKQFNNSRIKTIQSDKNLGMGAGNNLGIRQAQGEYILILNPDITLLEGAIEKMIKFMKESSRVGILAPKLLNPDRSVQYAQFRFPDFWRPLYRRTLLGKTAWGKKRLEDFLMFDWDRKSARKIDWALGACLLIRKLALDSIGLFDERFFLFFEDTDLCRRFWNNSWEVWCLPEAEMVHYPERLSAKKINLQNLFSKPVRAHLISQMKYFCKWRKYTN
- a CDS encoding glycosyltransferase family 2 protein, producing the protein MSPLITIVIITWNSRKFLPYCLESIFEQTFKDFSIIIVDNGSTDGTVEYIKQEYPMATCLKNFKNLGFCRANNQGIHLAKGEYVLLCNTDIILKNDFLKNAMKTIESDKNIASVGGKLLKAKWDSEELPKPIKTDIIDSCGLRVLKSHHVVERGENEKDEDQYSKPEEIFGISGALMLLRKSALEDIKYKEEYFDENFFSYKEDVDLDWRFRLAGYISRYNPQAHAYHFRGVSKGDDRKTRSKLINQLSYKNHLLSLLKNLTFANLVFYFPFIFFYELKKLVYVLLFEQSTFPGLFKFFSQLGETLDKRRFIMKGKQVSDKEIRGWIT